The [Eubacterium] eligens ATCC 27750 genome segment ACACAGGGGTTATGTACAGAGATAATACTAAAGTTGTTAAGATAGGAAAATGTGTTATAGGTGGTGGCAATCCTATTCTTATCCAGTCAATGACTAATACACATACAGAAGATGTTGCTGCAACAGTAGCGCAGATTAAGGAGCTTACTAAAGCTGGTTGTGAAATCATCAGATGCACAGTTCCAACTAAGGAAGCTGCACTTGCAATCAAAGAGATAAAGAAGCAGATAGAGATACCTCTCGTTGCAGATATACATTTTGATTACAAGATGGCTATTATGGCAATGGAGAATGGGGCTGACAAGATTAGAATCAATCCGGGTAATATCGGCGGAACAGACAAGATAAAGGCTGTTGTTGATGTTGCAAGGGAAAGAAATATACCAATCAGGGTTGGTGTCAACAGCGGTTCACTTGAGAAAGACCTTATTGAGAAATATGGCGGAGTAACAGCAGAGGGAATAGTTGAGAGCGCACTTGACAAGGTTAAGATTATTGAAGACTTAGGTTATGATAATCTTGTTGTCAGCATCAAATCTTCTGATGTAATGATGTGTGTTAAAGCACATGAGCTTATTGCAAAACAGACTAATCATCCGCTTCATGTTGGAATTACTGAGTCTGGAACAATATTCTCAGGAAGCATTAAGTCATCAATCGGACTTGGCCTTATACTGAATCAGGGAATTGGTGACACAATAAGAGTTTCTCTTACAGATGATCCTGTAAGGGAAATAGAGGCTGCGAAACTGATACTTAAGACTCTTGGCTTAAGAAAAGGTGGAATAGAGGTTGTTTCATGCCCTACATGCGGAAGAACAAGAATTAATCTTATAGACCTTGCAGGAAAGGTTGAGAAAATGGTTTCAGGGTATGACCTTGACTTGAAGCTTGCTGTAATGGGATGTGTAGTTAACGGACCGGGAGAAGCAAA includes the following:
- the ispG gene encoding flavodoxin-dependent (E)-4-hydroxy-3-methylbut-2-enyl-diphosphate synthase; translation: MYRDNTKVVKIGKCVIGGGNPILIQSMTNTHTEDVAATVAQIKELTKAGCEIIRCTVPTKEAALAIKEIKKQIEIPLVADIHFDYKMAIMAMENGADKIRINPGNIGGTDKIKAVVDVARERNIPIRVGVNSGSLEKDLIEKYGGVTAEGIVESALDKVKIIEDLGYDNLVVSIKSSDVMMCVKAHELIAKQTNHPLHVGITESGTIFSGSIKSSIGLGLILNQGIGDTIRVSLTDDPVREIEAAKLILKTLGLRKGGIEVVSCPTCGRTRINLIDLAGKVEKMVSGYDLDLKLAVMGCVVNGPGEAKEADLGIAGGDGCGVLIKHGEIIKKVPEEELLDTLRYELDNWNE